The Cherax quadricarinatus isolate ZL_2023a chromosome 53, ASM3850222v1, whole genome shotgun sequence genome includes a region encoding these proteins:
- the LOC128692344 gene encoding ADP-ribosylhydrolase ARH3, whose product MAMVEAFEVMAGRFRGCMVGALMGDCLGAPFEGEPRNSRSVLNSYFKRLCDPDLKVPYKQYTDDTAMTRCVAQSLISQKSYNATDMAKRFVKEYYAEPKRGYGANVTDVFAALRASKFKDVYGPAAIQFNGRGSYGNGGAMRVAPVALFCCATRRQELIDIARDMALITHGNRLGYNGAVLQCLAVYEALQTPINTLDTVKFVENLITKMREVETPQEDDIVDEGEEPYVYVMRLEKILELMEHGDSVSCERVEEELGVYISAHMSVPTAIYSFIRATNPIADIETENEFQRTLQFAVSLGGDTDTIASMAGSIAGAYYGIAKIPENLQRHCEALSDAVQQADDLFSLRDTNTST is encoded by the exons ATGGCAATGGTTGAGGCATTTGAGGTGATGGCTGGGAGGTTTAGAGGTTGTATGGTTGGAGCACTGATGGGAGACTGTCTTGGTGCTCCATTTGAAGGAGAACCTCGCAATTCACGCTCTGTGCTCAATTCATATTTTAAAAGACTTTGTGATCCAGACCTTAAAG TACCATACAAGCAGTATACTGATGACACTGCAATGACAAGATGTGTGGCCCAGTCCCTCATTAGTCAGAAAAGTTATAATGCCACAGATATGGCAAAAAG GTTTGTAAAGGAGTACTATGCAGAACCAAAACGAGgatatggtgctaatgttactgaTGTATTTGCTGCTTTGCGTGCCTCAAAGTTCAAAGATGTCTATGGTCCTGCAGCAATTCAGTTTAATGGCCGAGGCTCATATGGTAATGGAG GTGCTATGAGAGTTGCTCCTGTTGCTCTTTTCTGTTGTGCTACTAGAAGACAGGAGCTAATAGATATAGCCCGAGACATGGCACTCATAACTCATGGCAACAGACTGGGTTATAATGGAGCAGTTCTGCAG TGCCTTGCTGTGTATGAAGCACTCCAAACCCCTATCAACACGCTGGACACTGTCAAGTTCGTTGAGAATCTCATAACAAAAATGAGGGAGGTCGAAACACCACAAGAAGACGA TATTGTGGATGAGGGAGAAGAGCCTTATGTTTATGTCATGAGATTAGAGAAAATACTGGAATTGATGGAGCATGGTGATTCTGTCAGCTGTGAACGAGTGGAAGAGGAACTAGGAGTCTATATTTCTGCTCATATGTCTGTTCCTACTGCCATCTATTCATTTATCAGAGCTACAAATCCTATTGCAGATATTGAG ACCGAAAATGAATTTCAAAGGACACTGCAATTTGCCGTAAGTTTAGGTGGAGATACAGATACTATAGCATCTATGGCTGGAAGCATTGCAG GTGCTTATTATGGGATTGCAAAAATTCCAGAAAACCTTCAGAGGCATTGTGAAGCTCTGTCAGATGCTGTGCAACAAGCTGACGATCTCTTCAGCCTTCGAGACACTAATACATCGACTTAA